A part of Cottoperca gobio chromosome 4, fCotGob3.1, whole genome shotgun sequence genomic DNA contains:
- the LOC115007443 gene encoding interferon-induced protein 44-like has protein sequence MMESIKVYTSTSSSVTHARVLLIGPVGAGKSSFFNSINSVFRGHVSNQASAGCLTTSLTTQFRTYSVKAGQAGKSLPITLCDTMGLEENMGAGLDMDDIISILKGHLLDSYQFNPSAPLLSEASGYRKSPGLKDKIHCVVYVIDACKVSIMPTKLEQKLEAIRRKVNLMGIPQLVLMTQVDEVCPLVSQDIRNIYRSGYIKKMVRSTLNCNFILMKKV, from the exons ATGATGGAAAGTATTAAGGTCTATACATCCACATCCAGCTCTGTGACCCATGCTCGGGTCCTGCTCATTGGACCAGTTGGAGCTGGAAAGTCCAGCTTCTTCAATTCTATCAACTCTGTATTCAGAGGCCACGTCAGCAACCAGGCCAGCGCTGGCTGCTTGACCACCAGCCTCACCACACAG TTTCGCACCTACTCAGTGAAAGCTGGACAAGCAGGAAAATCTCTGCCAATCACCTTGTGTGATACCATGGGATTGGAGGAAAACATGGGGGCGGGGCTTGACATGGATGACATCATCAGCATTCTCAAAGGTCATCTGCTAGACAGTTATCAG TTCAACCCCTCGGCTCCTCTGCTTTCAGAGGCCAGCGGCTACCGCAAGTCTCCTGGGCTCAAGGACAAGATCCACTGCGTGGTCTACGTCATTGATGCCTGCAAAGTCTCCATCATGCCCACAAAGCTGGAGCAGAAGCTGGAAGCTATCCGCAGAAAGGTCAACTTAATGG gGATTCCTCAGCTGGTCCTGATGACTCAAGTGGATGAAGTGTGCCCTTTGGTTTCACAGGACATTAGGAACATTTATAGAAGC